A window from Candidatus Nitrospira neomarina encodes these proteins:
- the rlmD gene encoding 23S rRNA (uracil(1939)-C(5))-methyltransferase RlmD, whose translation MLNSGPNIKPRRTPSPSSTETLSPGSSHPLHLEKLVAGGFGLGRVNGQVVLCGGGIPGEALQVEILSRRKGVSHGKILQVQDPADSRVVPLCPVVGRCGGCQLQHIQYEAQLSQKRLILEDTLRRIGKISDVLISPVIPSPRPYGYRQVLRMGIGEGPDGLFLGFFESGTQQLLPVDTCFLVDDRLRSVIDSVRSSLRSLVIEGMNLESVEIRWSQLEEGGLLVFRGRALTKEHVERLMHACSEIANIKGLIYERAEAPEHDSRRRVRHEPIVRGADHVWEAFGGLRLKMGFRSFMQANWDVFQLLGKMVEEWLGNVRGQRILELYAGTGPLGLSLASHGAQVTCVEGNPFAIHDARESLRMNVITGCRVRISSVESYLMTVKSGAYDVILLDPPRAGLNPQIIGRLGILQVPKLFYLSCDAPSLARDIKALCEKGYTVQRMQPFDMFPQTAHLETLVELTLSAFEPNDGD comes from the coding sequence ATGTTGAACTCCGGCCCGAACATTAAGCCTCGCAGGACTCCTTCACCCTCTTCTACTGAAACGTTATCTCCCGGCTCTTCACATCCCCTCCACCTTGAAAAATTGGTGGCTGGCGGATTCGGTCTCGGACGAGTGAATGGTCAGGTGGTGTTGTGTGGCGGCGGCATTCCCGGGGAAGCTCTTCAGGTGGAGATTCTCAGTCGGCGCAAAGGCGTGAGTCATGGGAAAATCCTCCAGGTCCAGGATCCGGCTGACAGCCGGGTCGTTCCCCTCTGCCCGGTTGTCGGGCGATGTGGAGGATGCCAGCTTCAGCATATCCAATACGAAGCCCAACTTTCTCAAAAACGATTGATTCTGGAAGATACCCTTCGTCGGATTGGAAAAATTTCCGATGTGCTGATTTCTCCGGTGATCCCGTCTCCAAGGCCCTATGGCTATCGGCAAGTTCTTCGAATGGGAATCGGAGAGGGGCCCGACGGGTTATTTTTGGGTTTTTTCGAATCAGGAACTCAACAACTGCTACCGGTTGACACATGTTTTTTGGTGGACGACAGGTTGCGGTCGGTGATTGACTCTGTCCGTTCCAGCCTTCGCTCCTTGGTCATCGAGGGGATGAATTTGGAGAGTGTGGAAATCCGATGGTCCCAACTGGAGGAGGGCGGTCTGTTGGTATTCCGCGGTCGGGCTTTGACTAAAGAACACGTCGAACGTTTGATGCATGCCTGTTCTGAGATCGCCAACATCAAGGGGTTGATTTATGAGCGCGCTGAAGCACCAGAACATGATTCGAGGCGCCGTGTGCGGCATGAGCCGATTGTGCGAGGAGCGGATCATGTATGGGAAGCCTTTGGAGGGTTGCGCTTGAAAATGGGGTTTCGGTCATTCATGCAGGCCAACTGGGACGTCTTTCAATTGTTGGGGAAGATGGTTGAGGAATGGCTTGGAAATGTGAGAGGGCAACGGATTTTGGAGTTGTATGCCGGAACCGGCCCCCTGGGTCTCAGCCTCGCGAGCCATGGTGCTCAGGTAACCTGTGTGGAAGGGAATCCGTTTGCCATCCACGATGCCCGTGAGTCGTTACGCATGAATGTGATTACAGGGTGCCGTGTGCGGATCAGTTCAGTCGAATCCTATCTCATGACTGTCAAATCCGGCGCCTACGATGTTATCCTTCTGGATCCTCCACGTGCGGGGCTCAATCCACAAATTATAGGCCGCTTGGGAATCTTACAAGTCCCGAAACTGTTCTATCTGTCTTGTGACGCCCCGTCATTGGCCCGGGATATCAAAGCGTTATGTGAAAAAGGCTATACCGTTCAGCGCATGCAACCATTTGATATGTTTCCTCAGACGGCACATCTTGAAACATTGGTCGAATTGACGCTTTCAGCATTTGAACCAAACGACGGAGATTAA
- the purN gene encoding phosphoribosylglycinamide formyltransferase, translating to MSLALGVLISGRGSNLVAILDAIDRGSLDATLKVVASNKPNAAGLERAKERGLPTVYLDPKPFAQEANPREAYDLAMGALLQQHGVEYVALAGYMRIVTPALIRMYPSKILNIHPSLLPAFPGLDAQRQALEWGVKVSGCTVHLVTEGVDEGPIIVQDAVPILEGDTVESLSARILEKEHECYPQALQLMAQKRVHLEGRKVHILS from the coding sequence GTGTCGCTTGCCCTTGGGGTCTTAATCTCAGGCCGCGGATCAAATCTGGTGGCCATTCTGGATGCCATTGATCGTGGCTCGTTGGATGCGACTCTCAAGGTCGTAGCCAGCAACAAGCCCAATGCCGCGGGCTTAGAGCGCGCGAAGGAACGCGGGCTTCCCACGGTCTATCTGGATCCAAAACCTTTTGCCCAGGAAGCCAACCCGCGTGAAGCCTATGATCTGGCAATGGGTGCCCTTCTCCAGCAACATGGGGTGGAATATGTGGCCCTGGCGGGATATATGCGGATTGTGACCCCCGCCTTGATTCGAATGTATCCATCGAAGATCTTGAATATCCATCCATCGCTTCTACCGGCGTTTCCAGGACTCGATGCTCAACGTCAAGCCTTGGAGTGGGGCGTAAAAGTCAGCGGTTGCACAGTGCATCTGGTGACGGAAGGGGTCGATGAAGGACCTATCATTGTGCAAGACGCTGTGCCTATCCTAGAGGGGGATACGGTTGAATCCTTATCCGCCCGCATTTTGGAAAAAGAGCACGAATGCTATCCTCAGGCTCTTCAATTGATGGCACAAAAACGGGTACATCTTGAAGGACGCAAGGTCCACATTCTTTCCTAG
- the purM gene encoding phosphoribosylformylglycinamidine cyclo-ligase, which yields MATYREAGVDIQRGDDFVKRIGPMVRSTFRPEVMGDIGGFGGLFRFPSDRYREPILVSGTDGVGTKVKMATLMNRHDSIGIDLVAMCVNDIIVSGAEPLFFLDYLATGHLEVEVGEAIIQGIAEGCRQAGCALIGGETAEMPSCYPQGEYDLAGFAVGVVERSEMLGPEKIKHGDVLIGVGSSGLHSNGYSLARKVALELKEWSPETRVPGLPGTVGEALLIPTLIYVKLVKALLSQSRVHGLAHITGGGITGNVPRVIPESCQAVIDRSTWAPLSLFTVLQEAGAIDQDEMFRVFNMGIGLVVVGPSEETSRILDIIQEQGMRGCVIGEVRDRPSSEPKLFYSH from the coding sequence ATGGCCACCTATCGAGAAGCGGGAGTTGATATTCAACGAGGCGATGATTTTGTCAAACGAATCGGCCCCATGGTTCGGTCTACCTTCCGTCCTGAAGTCATGGGAGACATCGGAGGGTTCGGTGGCCTCTTTCGGTTTCCTTCCGACCGCTATCGTGAGCCGATTCTGGTGTCCGGGACGGATGGCGTGGGGACCAAGGTCAAGATGGCCACCTTAATGAATCGACATGATTCGATCGGGATTGATTTGGTCGCAATGTGCGTCAACGATATTATTGTCAGCGGGGCGGAGCCGCTCTTTTTTCTGGATTATCTCGCGACGGGTCATCTTGAAGTCGAAGTCGGAGAAGCGATTATTCAGGGAATTGCCGAGGGATGTCGGCAAGCCGGATGTGCCTTGATCGGTGGAGAAACCGCAGAAATGCCTTCATGTTACCCGCAGGGCGAATACGACCTGGCCGGTTTTGCGGTAGGGGTGGTGGAACGGTCGGAGATGTTGGGCCCCGAAAAAATTAAACACGGAGATGTGCTCATTGGAGTCGGGTCGAGTGGACTTCATAGTAATGGATACTCCCTGGCGCGAAAAGTCGCTCTTGAGCTGAAAGAGTGGTCTCCTGAGACCCGGGTACCCGGCTTGCCGGGCACAGTCGGGGAGGCATTACTCATACCGACGCTTATTTATGTGAAACTGGTCAAAGCGTTGTTGTCCCAGAGCCGAGTACACGGCCTGGCACATATCACCGGTGGTGGAATTACCGGGAATGTGCCACGAGTCATTCCGGAGTCCTGCCAAGCGGTTATCGATCGAAGCACGTGGGCGCCACTCTCGTTGTTCACAGTTCTTCAAGAAGCAGGAGCCATTGATCAAGACGAAATGTTTCGCGTGTTTAATATGGGAATTGGTCTGGTCGTGGTGGGGCCCTCTGAAGAAACCAGCCGGATATTAGACATTATTCAGGAACAAGGGATGAGGGGCTGTGTCATTGGAGAGGTTCGAGATCGTCCGTCTTCTGAGCCAAAGCTTTTCTATTCGCATTAA
- a CDS encoding sigma-54-dependent transcriptional regulator encodes MAETICLIDDEPAILNTLSSILEDEGYQVLVAKSGLEALKLVRSEVPDLVILDIWMPEMDGLETLKRLRTQFPNILVVMMSGHGSIETAVKSTKLGAYDYLEKPLDLEKVTILVRNALHQRKLEEENLNLRIQVERRFELVGSSPPMERLRELIAMAAPANSRVLIAGANGTGKELVARAIHLQSPRHNRSFVEINCAAIPETLIESELFGHEKGAFSGASSMKRGKFELADGGTLFLDEIGDMSLATQAKVLRALQEQQFTRVGGTKLINVQVRVIAASNKDLGEEIGKGTFREDLYYRLNVLPIVVPTLKERRDDIPELAQHFLRLHSEEQGMKPKEFSPQGMEALQRHDWPGNIRELRNLIERLLIMVPKTIIEAADVEMFLQGRAPSGVPSLAVGTNYDSLREARNAFEREVISLKLRENNWNVSKTADELKIERSHLHRKIKLLHVELRPEH; translated from the coding sequence GTGGCCGAGACCATTTGCCTGATTGATGACGAACCAGCCATTCTTAATACCTTAAGTAGCATTCTTGAGGATGAAGGCTATCAAGTGCTGGTGGCCAAGAGCGGCCTTGAGGCACTCAAACTTGTCCGAAGTGAGGTGCCGGATTTAGTCATTTTGGATATCTGGATGCCGGAGATGGATGGGCTGGAGACATTGAAACGATTGCGCACCCAGTTTCCCAACATCCTGGTCGTGATGATGTCGGGGCATGGATCCATTGAAACCGCCGTCAAATCCACAAAATTGGGCGCCTATGATTATCTGGAAAAGCCCCTAGACCTGGAAAAGGTCACCATATTAGTGCGCAATGCGTTGCATCAACGCAAGCTGGAAGAGGAAAACCTGAATCTTAGAATTCAGGTGGAGCGACGATTTGAATTGGTGGGCTCTTCTCCTCCTATGGAGCGGCTTCGCGAACTGATCGCGATGGCGGCTCCAGCCAATAGTCGTGTGTTAATTGCCGGGGCAAATGGGACAGGAAAAGAACTGGTCGCCCGCGCGATACATTTGCAGAGTCCCCGGCATAATCGTTCCTTTGTGGAAATCAATTGTGCGGCGATTCCGGAAACGTTGATCGAGAGTGAGTTATTTGGGCATGAAAAAGGGGCCTTCAGTGGCGCCAGCTCTATGAAACGTGGCAAGTTCGAGCTGGCGGACGGAGGAACCCTGTTTTTGGATGAAATCGGGGACATGAGTCTGGCCACGCAAGCCAAAGTGTTGCGTGCCCTTCAAGAACAACAATTTACCCGGGTTGGGGGAACAAAACTCATCAATGTCCAGGTCCGGGTCATTGCCGCATCCAATAAAGATTTGGGGGAGGAGATTGGGAAAGGGACGTTCCGTGAAGATCTGTATTACCGGTTAAATGTGTTGCCGATTGTGGTTCCGACACTCAAGGAGCGTCGAGACGATATCCCTGAACTCGCGCAGCATTTTTTGCGACTGCATTCTGAAGAACAGGGCATGAAACCTAAAGAGTTTAGTCCGCAAGGCATGGAGGCCTTGCAGCGGCATGATTGGCCGGGCAATATTCGTGAACTCCGGAATTTGATTGAACGCTTATTAATCATGGTGCCGAAGACCATCATTGAGGCGGCAGATGTTGAGATGTTCCTTCAGGGTCGGGCGCCAAGCGGGGTGCCCTCCCTTGCCGTGGGCACCAACTATGATTCGCTCCGGGAAGCCCGGAATGCCTTTGAGCGGGAAGTCATATCTCTTAAACTCAGGGAAAATAATTGGAATGTTTCCAAAACCGCTGATGAATTGAAAATCGAGCGTAGTCATTTACACAGAAAGATTAAGTTACTTCATGTTGAACTCCGGCCCGAACATTAA